DNA sequence from the Butyricimonas faecalis genome:
CACAACATCAACCTCAGTGCCGGTTTCGAGATGAGTTCCAGCAAATACAAAAGCTACAGCCGCACGGATCGTTGTTACTACCCGGATCGAGGCATGACCTTCGTGTCGGGAATCGACCTTGAAAGTTTTCCGGATTATGGCGTTTGGCTGGCACAAAACGTACCTTCTCTGAGTAATAATTTGACCAACATTCTTTCCGGATACGCCACCCTCTCTTACAGTTACCACAATTATTTCACGGCAAACGTGAATGCCCGCGTGGACGGATCCAACAAGTTCGGAGACCAAAGTAACGATAAGTTCTTACCGATCTGGTCGGCATCGGCAGCTTACAACTTCTCGGAACATGAAGCCTTGAAAGCCGAATGGATTGATTACATGACACTCAAAGCCTCTTTCGGTTATCAGGGAAACATGCTGGAAAGTCAATCGCCCGTCATGTTGATAAAAAAACTTCCCGTTGATCCTTTCTATAACGAATTGAAGAGTAGCATCGAACGCCATCCGAATCCCAATCTAAAATGGGAAAAGACGAGCTCCTTCAACGTGGGTTTACAATTCTCACTGTTGCGCAATCGCGTTCAGTTCGAAACCCAATATTACTACAAGCGCACGAAAGACGCTTTCATGACCAAAGAGGTGGCCAGCATGAACGGTGTTGACTCTTACGTGATTAACGGGGGCGACGTGGAGAACAAAGGGTACAGTGTTGATATCACCGTATCTCCGATCACCCGTGCAGATCTCTACTGGACCATATCCACCTCTTTCTCAAAAGATAAAAACACGGTGAAAAACGATCCGAGTTCCCAAACCTATGACTATACGGAATTCTTGAACGGAACCGCCGTGATCAAAGGGAAAGCAGTCAACACCTTCTACTCGTACGACTTCATCGGGCTCAACCCGGTAGATGGAGGTCCGTTGTTCAATGACATGGAAGACCAGAAGCACGAGTTGTACGGGTTAAACAAATACGAAACATTTACCCGCGTATTAAAAGCAACCGGTCGCCGCGAACCCTATATGTCCGGAGGATTAAGCACGATGTTACGCTACAAAAACATTCGTATGAACGCCATGTTTTCCTACAGCCTGGGTGCAAAAACGCGTTTGTTCCGCATGTTCAACAAAAATCTTTCCCCGGAATACAATGTACACCGCGATTTTTTGAAACGTTGGCAAAATCCGGGAGATGAATTAAAAACAAATATTCCCGCTTTGGAATCCTTGTACAGCAATGCTTACTGGAATTACGCGAACCACTACTCGGATGTCTTCGACAACATTCAAACTTTTGCCGAAGACGCTTGGACCATGTACGACTATTCGGATGTACGAGTGGTAAGTGCCAACTATCTGAAATGCTCCAGTTTAAGTTTCACGTACGAATTCGGAAAGGACTTGTTGTCGAAAATAGGCTTCTCCCGCCTCTCCCTCTCGTTGTCCGGGACAAACCTATTTACACTGTGTTCCAAGAAACTAAAAGGACAGACTCCGACTCAAGGCGGTTTCAGTGAAATACAGCTATCAGACCGTCCCACTTATTCTTTCGGATTGAGTGTCTCATTTTAAAACAGGAAAAACATGAAAAAGATATTCATAATCAGTTGCATTTTGTTCGTTCTCTCCTCTTGTGATAGTTTCCTGAAGGAGTATTCGCAAGATCTGGCAAGAGTTGAAACCATCGGAGATTTGGACGAACTACTGTTGGGGAGTGCATATTATCCCATCGGATACAAATACATAGCGAGTTATACCCTATACACGGTAGGCGAGCCGTACAATCAATATGTTCACTTCATGAGCGATGAACTAAAACAAAACGAAGAGACATCCTATGGTTCCAATGGTATTTTTGAAACTGTTTTCGGGTATTACACGTGGCAGCGTCAAGTAGGAATCAACCTAAAAGGGACTAGCGTTGGAACCGAGAATACGGATTGGAAAAAGACCTACAATTACATCAATGCCACCAACATGATTCTAAGTGAATTAGACGAAGTCACGATCCATGACGATGAAGAAGAAAGCACGAAAATGCGGGTAGAGGGAGAGTGTCATTTCTTGCGGGCGTTATACTATTTCACCTTGGTAAACCTGTACGCGGACCCGTACGTACCTTCTAAAGCTGCCAGTACACCGGGAGTTCCGTTGAAATTAACTTCGTATGTCGAAGACAAGGAGTACCAAAACAACTCGGTGGCAGAAATCTACGAACAAGTGCTGAAAGACTTGAACCGAGCCATCGAATGCTTGTCGCAAACAACGCGTAAAAGCATTTACAGGGCTGACATAACGGCCGCTTACCTGTTAACGGCTCGGGTTTACCTGTACATGCAAGATTATCCCAATGCCCGTAAATACGCCCAACTGGTATTGGATCGTAACGACAACTTAACAGACCTCAACCTTTTTGCAGGTACAGATAATGTTTTCACCTCCGAGAATCCCGAAGTAATCTTTAGTATGGGAGGACATTTCCTATCGTACAACATTTACGGAGACGACCGATATGATGAAGAGTATCCGTTCTACGTTTCGGATGACCTAATCGCCGCTTTTGAAGAGAATGACCTCAGAAAAAGCCTGTATATCTCGGAAGGAGGATATGGCTATTACTACAAAAAAATCTACTGGGGAAGAAAACATTACGGTTCCTCTTGTAGTGTCTCCGATAACTTTTTATTCCGCACCTCGGAGGCCTATTTAATCCTGGCCGAAGCATGCGCTTTTGACAACGAGGAAGGCTTGGCGCGTCAATACATCGAACAATTGCAAGCCAAACGATTCGCGACGGTACCCGCGGTCACTCAATCCGGAAACGCACTGATCGACTTGATTCGAGAAGAACGCCAACGGGAGTTATGCTTGGAAGGTCACCGTTGGTTTGACTTACGTCGTTACACGGTATGTGAAAAATACCCGTGGTCAAAAACCATCCGACATCTTTACACGGATTTCAGCTCCCAAGATTGGAGCCCGGAAAGGACCCGCGTTTTTGAACTGGAACCCAATGACAAGGCATATACTTTAGCATTCCCCAAGGAGGTATTGGATTTCCAAAACACGTTGAACACGAACAATCGACCGGAACGCCTTCCCGTGGAAGAAAGTAATTATTAACCAACAAGTACATACAATGAAAAAGATATATTACATCATCTTGCTCAGCCTCTTAACGGTTACTTTTTCTTGTAGCAAGGAGGACGATTTGGAACCGACAGACATGCGGTACGATTACTTCACAGTCTCTCCGGATGCCAATGACGAGGAATCCATATTACGACGCAAATTTTACGAAGATCACAACATTCATCTTCTCTTCAATGATACCCTACGCCACGAACAACGGGGTACGTATGCCGATGGGACACCGCATTGGTTTACGGAATTGCTCGACTTGTCTTACGACATCACAACCACCAAAAACGAAACTCGTTTCACATATATCCGAGACCATCAAAAGCAAGAAGAAGGCATACGCTACGCGGAAACCTACATTCTTCCCCATTTAGGCGAAGGGTTACGCCCTTATTCCATCTTTTTGGTGGAGACACTGGAAGAGTACGGCTGGAGATGGAAAACCGTTGCCTACTATAACGGGAAACGTTGTCTGGCCCTTGCCACCCAAGGCATTGCCGAAATGGAGGAAGAAGAGCTAAAAGAACGCTGCATTGACATATTCTACAACATCGTCGACAGTAAAACGAACTACTACGACGAAGAACTGAATGACTTCATGGCATTGGGCAACAACCTTCACGGAGAAACACTCGAGTCGGCCGGTCTATCCGACGACCCGACAAATGAAGAGATCTACGCCCTCGGATTTTTAACCTGGTCAACCTGGTACCGAGAATTTCCAAGCAGAAGCAGTGATTTCACTTCATTTTTAAAAGCGGTCTTCTATCAAAAAGAAGAGGATTTCAAAGCTCGATACGCCTCATATCCTCTCATACTTCAAAAATACGATATTATGAAAGAGGTGGTCAAGCAAAAAGGTTATATATTCTAAACGGAAACATATGAAAAAGATATTCAATTTATTATGCTTCATATCCGTCATTCTTATCACCGGATGTAATGACGACGACAAACTACCCCGTGTAACCCCGGAAGCAACCGGCACGTTCAGCGATACGGACGGACAAGAATACCCATGGGCGCGCTATAACGGGATCGACTGGATGACCTCCAATTACAAAGGAGGAACCCCCTATTACGAGGCCAAGGACAAATGGGACGACGACCTGATCGGCATTGACGACAAAGAGCTGGCCATAGCCGACCTGGAAACTTTCGGCAATCTATACACCTACGAACAGGCATTAGCTCTCGCTCCCGAGGGTTGGCGTCTCCCGACAGACGAGGACTGGCAAAAACTAGAACAAGCCATGGGTATGTCAGCCCAAACAGCAGCACAAAAAGGTTGGCGCGGTTCGAGTATCGGGGAGCTACTCCAGCAAGACGAAACAGGCAGTGGCATACACCTTCAACTAGGCGGATATGTCTCCGTACGAGCCGGAAGACCCATGAGCTTACGCCTGCGCCTTGTCCGGTCCACCGGATACTACTGGACCTCCACGGAAGCCAAAGGGAGCTATCCGGAGGGTACGGCCGTGTTCTATCGAAGCATTCGTTACAACACCTCGAAGATCGAGCGTGAAATTATCGCAACCACCGAACAAGACTATTTAGACAACGTGTATCCCAAATATTTAAGCGTACGTTACGTGCGTGATGCCCAATAAACAAGAAAACAATGAAAAACATATATTTATTCATAGCAATTCTATTTGCTTCCATAACAACATTCGCCCAAGAGGGAGTGAACTTCCGTAAATTAACATTCACAGAAGCCTTGGCTCAAGCCAAACAAGAAAACAAACTGGTATTCATGGATTGCTACACCTCCTGGTGCGGACCGTGTAAAAACATGACGGAAAAAGTGTTCCCGCAAAAAGCCGCGGGAGACTACTTTAACCCTCGGTTCGTATGCGTGAAATATGACATGGAAAAAGGCGAAGGCGTAGAACTCGCCAAGCAATTTGACGTCCACGCCTACCCCTCATTTATCATCATCCGACCCGACGGCACGGTACAACACAAACTGGTCGGAGGCGATAATTTGGAAAACTTCATTGCAAGAGTGGAAAAAGGGTTGAACGAAAAGACCTCTCTACTTTACATGAACCAAGTTTACCAACAAGGAAACATGAGTAATTTGGAACTCATGGAATACAAAAATGCCTTATCGGAAGCCGATAACGACAAAGAGGCAGCCCGCGTGTATCAAGAACTACTCAACCGCCTAACGGAACAAGAGAAAACTCAAAAGGAGTACTGGTCTCTCTACACGGATGGAAGTTGCACGATCGGTTCCCCCATGTTCGACTTTTTACTGGCACATTTACCTGCCATCAGAAAGAACGTGGGAGAAAACACGGTAGACCGATTCATTTACAAACATTACGCCAAGGCATTACAGGATCACATCATCGGATATGCCAAAGAGGATGCCATCCCTGTTGAAACACTAAAAAAACAAATTCACGGATTCCAAATCAAAGGACAGGAGAATCTGGAAAAGATGTTAGCTTTGGCAGAACCCGTCAGCAACAAAGATATTGATAAGGTAGCCGCCATCGTAAAAGAGAAAATACCTCAAACCGGTGCCGAAGAATTAAAGTTATACGCTTTTGCCTTCCGAGCCATCCTGTGGACGACACCGACGCCTCACCCGAAACACTACCAGCAGGTAGGCAAAAAACTGGTCAAACAAACCATCGCCAACATGGAAAAGAAAGAGGACAAATTATCAAGTAACGACTTGGTTACGTATTCCATTATCCTCATGTGCATGGGTGAGAATACGTTGGAAAAGAAAGACTACATCCGATTGATTGCACTCGGAGAGAAAGTACTTCCCAACCTACCCGATGACGACGAAAAAAGTCATGCCCAATGGACTTTCGACGGCTATAAAAAACATGTAGAATCCAATCGTAAATAATCATTCCATGAAAAAAAGATATATACCCTTTTTCTTGTTGTTGAGTGCCCTCTACTCTTGCAACAACAAACCGACAGACCATTTCGTCTTACGGGGAACAATTCCCGGAGCCACCGACAGCACCGAAATTGTCTTGTCGCCCGCTGGAAAGTACTCCCAAAAAATAGCGCAAGGCTTTATCGTCAACGGCAAATTCGAACTTCAAGGCAAAGTGGATCAACCCACGTATTGCCGATTGAGCATGAACGATCAAGAATATCTTGATCGTTCTGACTCACAACAACACAGTCGATACATGGAGATTGACTTCTTTGTCGAAAATGGAGAATTGACCTTCCAAACGCCTCATATCGACAGCCTGCCGGAATCTTTTTGGAGATACGATGTCCGAAAAGAAAAGAACTACACCTTGACAGGCTCACCGACACAAGAGATTTTTTACCGCTATCAACAACAAACGATTCCTTCGCGCCACGGCATCCGTCAGTTGGAACAACACCTTTTGAAAGATGCGACCCCCGAAGAGTATAAAACACTGACAAAAACGAAGTCCGAACTGGAAGCCCAAACGAAAGAGTTCATACGACAACACCACAACCTACCGGTCAACCTTTATCTTGTCAACCAGTTAAAGAAAGAGCCATTTACCTACGACCAAGCCTATCTCGACGAATTGGCCGGCTTCTTTGCCTCCTGTCAAGATACTTGCTCCGCGTTGAAAGATTTCCGGCAATACCTACAGGAAGCCCGTGCATACGTACAAGGCAAACCGCTGGAAGACGGAAAAGTCATTACACCCGACAAACAAGAAACATCACTGCTCTCCCGCTTAAAAAAAGGAGGCTACACCGTGATTGACTTTTGGGCCTCCTGGTGCGGTCCATGTCGCGCCAGCTTCCCTCACTTGCGGGAAATGTACAAAATACACGGGGAAAAAGTAACTTTCATCAGCATCTCGGTTGACAAAGATGAAAAAGAGTGGCATAAAGCTCTTGAGGAAGAAAAACTACCTTGGGAGCAATACCTCGCTACCCCGGAATTCAGCAAGGCAACCCGCGCAGACTACAACTTGACAAGCATTCCGACATTCCTAATCATTAACCCCGAGGGAAACATCATCTTCTCCGGGCACAACAGCAATGAACTTGAAACCATACTTGAGGCAAAAAACAGATAAAATCATTTCTATAAGTAAGTTGATTATTTTCCCTCAAATTCATCCATCGTTAGCAAAAATTAATAACTTTGTGAACTCTTGAAAGTGTTACGTGTTTATGTATATTTTAACGAAAAGATGATGGAACAAAAGAAAAATTCTTACAGCATGGGGATTATCATTATCGGTATTCTCTTCTTTATCTTCGGGTTCGTCACGTGGTTAAACGCCACCTTGATCCCTTATCTCAAAATTGCCTGCGAACTGCAACATGAATGGCAGGGCTACCTGGTAACCTTTGCATTCTACATTGCCTACTTCGTCATGGCACTGCCCTCGTCCTGGGTACTGCGGAAAACAGGATACAAGAACGGAATGATGCTCGGTCTTCTCGTGATGGCCATCGGTGCATTACTGTTCATCCCGGCCGCCATGACCCGCACCTACGGGTTATTCCTGCTTGGATTATTCATCATGGGTACGGGGCTATCCGTGCTTCAAACAGCCTCCAACCCCTACGTCATCGAGCTTGGCCCCGCCGAGAGTGCCGCCCAGCGCGTGAGCATCATGGGGATCTGTAACAAGGTGGCCGGAGCCATCAGCCCGTTGATCCTCGGATCAATCATGTTGAAAGACATTGACTTACTCGAAGCAAAACTACAAACGATGGATGCCGTGCAAAAAGCCGCGGAACTCGACCTCTTAGCCTCCAAATCCATCGTACCCTACGTCGTGATCATGGTATCACTCGTCGTGCTGGCGCTATTCGTCCGCTTCTCCCCGCTCCCTCAAATCGAGGACCCGGAAGAAGAAGAAGGCAGCCTGCAACACGGTGGAAAATCAAGTATATTCAGCTTCCCCCACCTGTGGATAGGCATCGTAACCCTGTTCCTGTACGTGGGTGTTGAAGTAATCGCCATCGACACGATCATCGGTTACGCCCAATCCATGAAAATGGACATGGACACCGCTAGGATATTCCCGACTTACGGCATGATCGCCATGATCGTCGGTTACATCATCGGAATCATTGCCATCCCCAAATACATCAGTCAGGAAAAAGCCCTCGCCGTCTGTGCCGCCTTGGGTGTCATCCTAGGCATCTGCACCGTCCTGCTGCCGGGCAACATCTCTATTTGGTGCCTGACCCTGTTAAGCTTGGCAAACTCACTCATGTGGCCCGCCATCTTCCCGCTTGCCATCTTCGGGTTGGGACGTCACACGAAGACCGGATCGGCCCTCCTTATCATGGCCATCGCCGGGGGAGCCTTACTCCCGATGTTATACGGTTCACTGACCACCTCCATGGGATACCAAGGAGCCTACTGGATGACGTTGCCTTGCTACCTGTTCATCCTCTACTTCGCCGTAGCCGGACACCGGGTTGGAATCAAACATCTTTATAAAAAATAGTTACAAGTTGCAGGTTTGCAGGTTACAAGTTTATCACTAACCTGCAAACTTGTCATAGACAAATCAATTATGGACAAAACAAAAGCCGCCAAAAACCAGAAGTTATTCGGAATCGCCGCCGTTGCTTTCCTCTCTATCGGAATCGTACACGTAGGCTACAAAGCCTTGGAAATAGGTGCCCACGAAGAATGGGGAATGCCGTGGTATTTCGCCTTCTTCTCCCCGGGATTAATTTACATATTCCCACTAATCGTGTGTACTATTGCTTATTTCTTCTTCTCGAAAGAATTAAAGAAAAAAGACGAAGAATAGAGGTGACCCAAGCCCTCTATTCCAATATTTCCCTCCTCGCCCCATGCACCCCAATGCCCCGCGCCCGTTCAACATCGGTCGTCTTCAAAGGGCCAAAAATCAAACAACCTTCCCCGAAGTCATCAAAAGCGGATGATTAGCGATCTAATCTCGATAAAAAACTGTATTTTCGCGTCACTATGAAGAAATCGGACATCAATAGCATATTCGCGAGGCCCCGGAAACTACTGCTTCACCCCGAAACGGAGTGGCAGGCGATAAACCGGGAAAACTGGGAAGGCATCGAACTTTTCAAGAATTTCCTTGTGCCCCTCTCCGCGATCTCCTCCGTGTGCGCCATACTGCTACGCTTCTTGTCAACGTCACCACTTTATGCCATCGGAATAGGTATCATCCTCTTCGTGGCCTCCGTCGTGGGGTGCTACATCACCTACCGGATAGCCCGGGAATACCTCATCAACAAAGTGCCCCAAGCCAACCGGACAGTCCTTCACCTCGCCGTGTACAGCTCGGCTGTTTTCATCCCGTTCCACTGCCTCTCCAGCGGATTCTCGGAAGGATTCCTATCCCAGCTTATGGCCATATGCAGCCTGCTGTGCCTACGCACCCTCTACGTCGGACTAAACCGGTTGACATCCCTCGACGCGCAATACCGCAAAAGTGCCCTCGTCATCATCGGCTTGCTCGTCATCGTGTCACCGATCATCATCCAGCAACTGCTCATGATTATATTCAGAATACCAACCATTTACGCTTAAACATCAAGACCTATGCAAAACGATATCAATATAAAAAACAGACGAGCATCCTTCGACTACGAATTCTTGGAAGAATACACCGCCGGCATCATGCTCACCGGCACCGAAATCAAATCCATCCGGGCCGGGAAAGCCGGGTTGGTGGACTCCTACTGCTACTTCCACAACGGCGAACTGTGGATCAAAGGCATGTACGTCGCCGAATACAAACTGGGCACCTACTACAACCACATCGAGCGTCGCGAACGTAAACTCCTGCTACAAAAGAAAGAACTTGTCAAACTCGAACGCAAAACCAAGGAATCGGGACTCACCATCGTCCCCGTCCGCCTCTTCATCAACGAGAAAGGCTTTGCCAAACTCCGCATCGCCCTCGCCCGGGGAAAGAAAGAATACGACAAACGGGAAACCC
Encoded proteins:
- a CDS encoding RagB/SusD family nutrient uptake outer membrane protein encodes the protein MKKIFIISCILFVLSSCDSFLKEYSQDLARVETIGDLDELLLGSAYYPIGYKYIASYTLYTVGEPYNQYVHFMSDELKQNEETSYGSNGIFETVFGYYTWQRQVGINLKGTSVGTENTDWKKTYNYINATNMILSELDEVTIHDDEEESTKMRVEGECHFLRALYYFTLVNLYADPYVPSKAASTPGVPLKLTSYVEDKEYQNNSVAEIYEQVLKDLNRAIECLSQTTRKSIYRADITAAYLLTARVYLYMQDYPNARKYAQLVLDRNDNLTDLNLFAGTDNVFTSENPEVIFSMGGHFLSYNIYGDDRYDEEYPFYVSDDLIAAFEENDLRKSLYISEGGYGYYYKKIYWGRKHYGSSCSVSDNFLFRTSEAYLILAEACAFDNEEGLARQYIEQLQAKRFATVPAVTQSGNALIDLIREERQRELCLEGHRWFDLRRYTVCEKYPWSKTIRHLYTDFSSQDWSPERTRVFELEPNDKAYTLAFPKEVLDFQNTLNTNNRPERLPVEESNY
- a CDS encoding fibrobacter succinogenes major paralogous domain-containing protein, encoding MKKIFNLLCFISVILITGCNDDDKLPRVTPEATGTFSDTDGQEYPWARYNGIDWMTSNYKGGTPYYEAKDKWDDDLIGIDDKELAIADLETFGNLYTYEQALALAPEGWRLPTDEDWQKLEQAMGMSAQTAAQKGWRGSSIGELLQQDETGSGIHLQLGGYVSVRAGRPMSLRLRLVRSTGYYWTSTEAKGSYPEGTAVFYRSIRYNTSKIEREIIATTEQDYLDNVYPKYLSVRYVRDAQ
- a CDS encoding thioredoxin family protein produces the protein MKNIYLFIAILFASITTFAQEGVNFRKLTFTEALAQAKQENKLVFMDCYTSWCGPCKNMTEKVFPQKAAGDYFNPRFVCVKYDMEKGEGVELAKQFDVHAYPSFIIIRPDGTVQHKLVGGDNLENFIARVEKGLNEKTSLLYMNQVYQQGNMSNLELMEYKNALSEADNDKEAARVYQELLNRLTEQEKTQKEYWSLYTDGSCTIGSPMFDFLLAHLPAIRKNVGENTVDRFIYKHYAKALQDHIIGYAKEDAIPVETLKKQIHGFQIKGQENLEKMLALAEPVSNKDIDKVAAIVKEKIPQTGAEELKLYAFAFRAILWTTPTPHPKHYQQVGKKLVKQTIANMEKKEDKLSSNDLVTYSIILMCMGENTLEKKDYIRLIALGEKVLPNLPDDDEKSHAQWTFDGYKKHVESNRK
- a CDS encoding TlpA disulfide reductase family protein; protein product: MKKRYIPFFLLLSALYSCNNKPTDHFVLRGTIPGATDSTEIVLSPAGKYSQKIAQGFIVNGKFELQGKVDQPTYCRLSMNDQEYLDRSDSQQHSRYMEIDFFVENGELTFQTPHIDSLPESFWRYDVRKEKNYTLTGSPTQEIFYRYQQQTIPSRHGIRQLEQHLLKDATPEEYKTLTKTKSELEAQTKEFIRQHHNLPVNLYLVNQLKKEPFTYDQAYLDELAGFFASCQDTCSALKDFRQYLQEARAYVQGKPLEDGKVITPDKQETSLLSRLKKGGYTVIDFWASWCGPCRASFPHLREMYKIHGEKVTFISISVDKDEKEWHKALEEEKLPWEQYLATPEFSKATRADYNLTSIPTFLIINPEGNIIFSGHNSNELETILEAKNR
- a CDS encoding sugar MFS transporter, with the protein product MMEQKKNSYSMGIIIIGILFFIFGFVTWLNATLIPYLKIACELQHEWQGYLVTFAFYIAYFVMALPSSWVLRKTGYKNGMMLGLLVMAIGALLFIPAAMTRTYGLFLLGLFIMGTGLSVLQTASNPYVIELGPAESAAQRVSIMGICNKVAGAISPLILGSIMLKDIDLLEAKLQTMDAVQKAAELDLLASKSIVPYVVIMVSLVVLALFVRFSPLPQIEDPEEEEGSLQHGGKSSIFSFPHLWIGIVTLFLYVGVEVIAIDTIIGYAQSMKMDMDTARIFPTYGMIAMIVGYIIGIIAIPKYISQEKALAVCAALGVILGICTVLLPGNISIWCLTLLSLANSLMWPAIFPLAIFGLGRHTKTGSALLIMAIAGGALLPMLYGSLTTSMGYQGAYWMTLPCYLFILYFAVAGHRVGIKHLYKK
- a CDS encoding YIP1 family protein; its protein translation is MKKSDINSIFARPRKLLLHPETEWQAINRENWEGIELFKNFLVPLSAISSVCAILLRFLSTSPLYAIGIGIILFVASVVGCYITYRIAREYLINKVPQANRTVLHLAVYSSAVFIPFHCLSSGFSEGFLSQLMAICSLLCLRTLYVGLNRLTSLDAQYRKSALVIIGLLVIVSPIIIQQLLMIIFRIPTIYA
- the smpB gene encoding SsrA-binding protein SmpB, which codes for MQNDINIKNRRASFDYEFLEEYTAGIMLTGTEIKSIRAGKAGLVDSYCYFHNGELWIKGMYVAEYKLGTYYNHIERRERKLLLQKKELVKLERKTKESGLTIVPVRLFINEKGFAKLRIALARGKKEYDKRETLKQKDAKREMDRYMKK